Proteins from one Chroococcidiopsis sp. CCMEE 29 genomic window:
- a CDS encoding HlyD family type I secretion periplasmic adaptor subunit yields MSNNNGAKLDRSNNGKGLNQVTVKTELPKSTETTTNLKVPVREASSTRKFEQPVILQQSPIWSRAILWVLMGVTTTTIIWACVARFEEAIPAQGKLEPQGTVKNIQAPVGGVVQGIYVEDGQRVKQGDRLISFDPTATVAQLASLQKIRTALIQENGFYRAQVRGLPFSPQVEQVIAQLKLPPELISLTKSRSALAAENQLYRAHLSGASTTPLTSEQQERLLSNQAELDTRVAAAQSEVAQLTRQLNQTQIQLANAKDKLAIERGIFKDIEPLAKQGALSRIQYLKQQQQVQASQAEASQLIQEQERLKLEIAGSQSKVQNTLALFRKDLLTQIAENDKGIAEIDTQLTKAIVENNNRIAEIDSQLSQAELTLKYQDLLAPADGTVFDLQAQTPGFVTNSTEPILKIVPDDALTAKVFITNRDIGFVKEGMTVDVRIDSFPFSEFGDVKGQLVWIGSDALPPDQVRPFYSFPAKIRLDQQAIMVNGRAVPLQSGMSVSGNIKVRQRTVMSIFTDLFTKKIEGLKFVR; encoded by the coding sequence ATGAGCAACAACAATGGAGCAAAACTAGATCGCTCAAATAATGGGAAAGGGCTCAATCAAGTTACTGTCAAAACCGAGCTGCCAAAGAGTACTGAAACCACTACGAACCTCAAAGTTCCCGTTCGAGAAGCCAGCAGCACCCGCAAGTTTGAGCAACCGGTTATTTTGCAACAATCTCCAATTTGGTCACGAGCGATTCTTTGGGTATTGATGGGAGTAACGACCACTACGATTATTTGGGCATGTGTCGCCAGATTTGAAGAAGCGATTCCTGCTCAAGGTAAGCTAGAGCCACAAGGAACGGTCAAAAATATCCAAGCTCCTGTGGGTGGTGTGGTGCAAGGAATCTACGTGGAAGACGGGCAACGGGTAAAGCAAGGCGATCGCCTGATTAGCTTCGATCCAACAGCAACGGTTGCCCAGCTAGCTTCTTTACAAAAAATTCGCACTGCCCTCATCCAGGAGAATGGCTTTTATCGAGCCCAAGTGCGTGGCTTGCCTTTTTCTCCCCAAGTAGAGCAAGTAATAGCGCAGCTCAAACTACCGCCAGAATTAATTTCCCTCACTAAAAGTCGCTCCGCTCTGGCAGCAGAAAATCAACTTTACCGAGCGCACCTAAGTGGTGCTTCCACAACTCCGCTTACTAGCGAACAGCAAGAGCGCCTCCTATCTAATCAAGCTGAGTTAGATACTCGCGTTGCCGCAGCACAATCGGAGGTTGCCCAATTAACCAGGCAGTTAAACCAGACTCAAATTCAATTAGCAAATGCCAAAGATAAGTTAGCGATAGAACGGGGGATTTTTAAAGATATTGAACCTTTAGCTAAACAAGGAGCACTGTCTCGGATTCAATACCTCAAGCAGCAACAGCAAGTGCAGGCAAGTCAAGCAGAAGCCAGTCAACTGATTCAGGAACAGGAACGTCTGAAGCTGGAAATTGCTGGGTCACAATCAAAGGTACAAAATACCCTAGCCTTATTCCGTAAAGATTTACTGACCCAAATCGCTGAAAACGACAAAGGTATTGCCGAAATTGATACCCAATTGACTAAAGCGATTGTGGAAAACAATAACCGCATTGCTGAAATCGACAGTCAACTGAGTCAAGCTGAGTTAACTTTAAAATACCAGGATCTGCTGGCTCCTGCGGATGGCACAGTTTTTGACCTGCAAGCTCAAACCCCAGGCTTTGTCACGAATTCCACTGAACCGATTCTCAAAATTGTTCCCGATGATGCGCTGACTGCTAAAGTTTTCATCACCAATCGAGATATTGGTTTTGTCAAAGAAGGAATGACCGTTGATGTCCGGATTGACTCTTTTCCCTTTAGTGAGTTTGGTGATGTCAAAGGTCAATTAGTCTGGATTGGTTCCGATGCTCTGCCACCCGATCAAGTTCGTCCTTTCTACAGCTTTCCCGCCAAAATTCGCTTAGATCAACAGGCAATTATGGTTAATGGTCGAGCAGTGCCACTGCAATCAGGAATGTCGGTGAGTGGCAACATTAAGGTACGTCAGCGTACAGTGATGAGCATCTTCACTGATTTATTTACGAAAAAAATTGAAGGCTTGAAGTTCGTCCGCTAG
- the typA gene encoding translational GTPase TypA: MTLPIRNVAIIAHVDHGKTTLVDALLKQSGIFREGEDIPDCVMDSNALERERGITILSKNTAVRYKDTLINIVDTPGHADFGGEVERVLGMVDGCILIVDANEGPMPQTRFVLKKALEKGLRPIVVVNKIDRPQADPYGAIDKVLDLFLELGADDDQCEFPYLFASGLEGYAKEDLDAEGVDMQPLFEAILRHVPPPVGDVNKPLQLQVTTLDYSEYVGRIVIGKIHNGIIRTGQQAALITENSTMVKAKVTKLMGFEGLKRIDLEEASAGSIVAVAGFAEANIGETITCPNEPQALPLIKVDEPTLQMTFSVNDSPFAGKEGSYVTSRQVRDRLFRELETNVALRVEETDSPDKFLVSGRGELHLGILIETMRREGYEFQVSQPQVIYREVNGQPCEPYECLVLDVPEEGVGSCIERLGQRRGEMQDMQVGGNGRTQLEFVIPARGLVGFRGEFMRLTRGDGIMNHSFLDYRPLTGEIEARRNGVLIAFEEGVATFYAMKNAEDRGVFFITPGTKVYKGMIVGENNRPQDLDLNVCKTKQLTNHRASSGEELVQLQAPVEMSLERALEYIGPDELVEVTPKSIRLRKMAKKLAKR, translated from the coding sequence ATGACGCTTCCCATTCGCAACGTCGCCATTATCGCCCACGTCGATCACGGCAAAACCACTCTCGTTGATGCCCTGCTCAAACAATCCGGCATCTTCCGCGAAGGGGAAGACATCCCTGATTGCGTCATGGACTCTAACGCCTTGGAACGGGAGCGGGGAATTACAATTCTTTCCAAAAATACAGCGGTTCGCTACAAAGACACACTGATCAACATTGTTGATACTCCCGGTCACGCCGATTTTGGTGGTGAAGTTGAGCGGGTACTAGGTATGGTTGATGGCTGTATCCTGATTGTGGATGCTAACGAAGGTCCCATGCCTCAGACGCGGTTTGTACTCAAAAAAGCATTAGAAAAGGGACTGCGCCCTATCGTTGTGGTGAATAAAATTGACCGACCCCAAGCAGATCCCTACGGCGCAATCGATAAGGTATTGGATCTGTTTCTAGAACTGGGTGCTGATGACGATCAATGTGAGTTTCCTTATTTATTTGCCTCTGGTTTAGAAGGTTATGCCAAAGAAGACCTGGATGCAGAAGGGGTAGATATGCAACCCCTATTTGAGGCGATTCTTCGGCATGTACCACCACCTGTAGGAGATGTCAATAAACCGTTGCAACTACAAGTCACGACCTTAGATTATTCCGAGTATGTAGGTCGGATTGTGATTGGTAAGATTCATAACGGTATCATTCGGACGGGACAGCAAGCTGCTTTGATTACCGAAAACAGCACAATGGTCAAAGCCAAAGTCACCAAGTTGATGGGGTTTGAAGGTCTAAAGCGAATTGACCTGGAAGAAGCATCAGCTGGCAGCATCGTAGCAGTGGCTGGGTTTGCAGAGGCAAATATTGGCGAGACGATTACTTGCCCGAATGAGCCGCAGGCACTGCCACTGATTAAGGTAGATGAACCAACCTTGCAGATGACGTTCTCGGTAAATGATTCGCCATTTGCTGGAAAGGAAGGAAGTTACGTTACCTCGCGGCAAGTGCGCGATCGCCTATTCCGCGAACTAGAAACCAACGTCGCCCTACGGGTAGAAGAAACCGACTCACCCGATAAGTTCTTAGTATCTGGACGGGGTGAATTACACCTGGGCATCCTGATTGAAACTATGCGACGCGAAGGCTACGAGTTTCAAGTATCTCAGCCGCAGGTCATTTATCGGGAAGTGAATGGTCAGCCCTGCGAACCTTACGAATGCCTGGTGCTGGATGTCCCAGAAGAGGGCGTTGGTAGCTGTATTGAGCGACTGGGGCAACGTCGCGGTGAAATGCAAGACATGCAAGTAGGTGGCAATGGACGCACTCAGTTGGAATTTGTGATTCCTGCCCGTGGTTTAGTTGGCTTTCGGGGTGAGTTCATGCGTTTAACTCGCGGCGATGGCATTATGAACCACAGTTTCCTTGATTACCGTCCGCTGACTGGGGAAATTGAAGCCCGCCGTAACGGAGTTTTGATTGCCTTTGAAGAAGGCGTAGCTACCTTCTATGCAATGAAGAATGCGGAAGATAGAGGCGTGTTCTTTATCACTCCCGGTACCAAGGTTTACAAGGGGATGATTGTGGGAGAAAACAACCGACCCCAAGACTTGGACTTAAATGTTTGCAAAACTAAACAGTTGACGAACCACCGTGCATCTAGTGGGGAAGAATTAGTACAGCTGCAAGCGCCAGTAGAAATGAGCTTAGAGAGGGCTTTGGAATATATTGGACCCGATGAATTGGTGGAAGTAACTCCCAAGTCGATTCGTCTGCGGAAAATGGCGAAAAAGCTAGCTAAACGTTGA
- a CDS encoding ferredoxin thioredoxin reductase catalytic beta subunit, whose product MQSADTPNLSSDHNLEAMWHFSQTYAKRTGTYFCVDPSVTAVVIEGLAKHKDELGAPLCPCRHYEDKEAEVHATFWNCPCVPMRERKECHCMLFLTPDNEFSGEQQDIPLEVIKDVRESMA is encoded by the coding sequence ATGCAATCAGCAGATACCCCAAATTTATCCAGCGATCATAACTTAGAGGCAATGTGGCACTTTTCTCAAACCTATGCCAAGCGCACTGGGACCTACTTCTGTGTCGATCCTTCAGTGACTGCTGTAGTGATTGAAGGACTTGCCAAACATAAAGATGAGCTTGGCGCTCCTTTGTGTCCTTGCCGCCACTACGAAGATAAAGAAGCAGAGGTACACGCCACCTTCTGGAACTGCCCTTGTGTACCAATGCGAGAGCGCAAAGAGTGCCACTGTATGTTGTTTCTCACCCCAGATAACGAGTTTTCCGGCGAGCAGCAAGATATACCGCTAGAAGTTATCAAGGATGTCCGAGAAAGTATGGCATGA
- a CDS encoding DUF309 domain-containing protein encodes MSEKVWHDQTVPEEFWQGVEQFNQGQFYACHDTLEALWIEATEPEKTFYQGILQISVALYHLGNSNWRGAVILLGEGINRLRRYPAIHSEIDVDRLLIQSAALLKGLQQTGPERIGDWVMGNGAIASENEVLPLPSIVRVEG; translated from the coding sequence ATGTCCGAGAAAGTATGGCATGACCAAACGGTGCCTGAGGAGTTCTGGCAAGGCGTAGAGCAGTTTAATCAAGGGCAGTTCTACGCCTGTCACGATACTTTAGAAGCTCTGTGGATCGAAGCAACAGAGCCAGAAAAAACTTTTTATCAGGGAATTTTGCAAATTTCTGTAGCCCTTTATCACTTAGGTAACTCTAACTGGCGGGGTGCTGTGATTCTGCTGGGAGAGGGAATTAATCGACTGCGGCGTTACCCAGCTATCCATAGTGAAATTGACGTTGATCGTTTATTAATCCAAAGTGCAGCTTTATTGAAGGGGCTGCAACAGACAGGACCCGAAAGGATTGGTGATTGGGTAATGGGCAACGGTGCGATCGCTAGTGAAAATGAAGTTTTGCCCTTACCGAGTATTGTGAGAGTTGAGGGGTGA
- a CDS encoding LptA/OstA family protein has product MMPSSRFRMRRLGLAWILPAALVSAIAFAGPSPSAKGQTPADGRALSINSDTQEANSQTGVFTARGNVQINYPARQVQATAAQAQYFSRERKIVLNGDVYVLQQGNSIRGETVTYLIDEGRFIATPKANAQVESIYVVSDPDPTTQPSAAPQTPPLNPNPASKTPAGVPAPRRQ; this is encoded by the coding sequence ATGATGCCCTCCTCCCGTTTTCGCATGCGTCGCCTGGGGTTAGCCTGGATACTACCAGCTGCCTTAGTGAGCGCGATCGCCTTTGCTGGCCCCTCGCCCAGTGCCAAAGGGCAAACACCTGCAGATGGTCGTGCCCTTTCCATCAACTCTGATACTCAAGAAGCTAACTCCCAAACCGGCGTTTTCACTGCTCGTGGCAATGTGCAAATTAATTACCCTGCGCGACAGGTACAAGCTACCGCTGCCCAAGCGCAATACTTCAGTCGTGAGCGCAAAATTGTTTTAAATGGCGATGTTTATGTCTTGCAGCAAGGCAATAGTATTAGGGGTGAGACTGTCACTTACCTAATTGATGAAGGGAGATTCATTGCTACACCTAAGGCAAATGCACAGGTAGAATCGATTTACGTCGTTTCCGATCCGGATCCTACAACTCAACCGTCAGCAGCACCACAGACACCCCCTCTGAATCCCAACCCAGCATCTAAAACTCCTGCTGGTGTGCCAGCTCCTAGGCGGCAATAG
- the lptB gene encoding LPS export ABC transporter ATP-binding protein, whose protein sequence is MRIVLDNIHKSYGKRVIVNRVNLSVAQGEIVGLLGPNGAGKTTTFYIATGLEKPNQGTVWLNDQDITALPMHKRARLGIGYLAQEPSIFRHLSVQDNILLVLEQTKVPRREWHARLNFLLRDFRLERVATTKGIQVSGGERRRTELARALAAGSEGPKFLLLDEPFAGVDPIAVAEIQTMVQKLRDRQIGILVTDHNVRETLAITDRAYIMREGQILASGSAEELYNNPLVRQYYLGNNFQL, encoded by the coding sequence ATGAGAATAGTTCTAGATAATATCCACAAGTCTTATGGAAAGCGCGTCATTGTTAATCGCGTTAACCTCTCAGTAGCTCAGGGTGAAATCGTGGGACTACTAGGTCCGAATGGAGCTGGTAAAACAACGACATTTTACATTGCCACGGGCTTAGAAAAACCGAATCAAGGTACGGTGTGGCTAAACGACCAGGACATCACTGCACTGCCGATGCACAAACGGGCGCGGCTAGGGATTGGGTATCTGGCGCAGGAACCGAGTATCTTTCGCCATCTAAGTGTGCAGGATAATATCCTACTGGTACTAGAGCAAACTAAGGTACCACGCCGTGAGTGGCATGCTCGTCTAAACTTCCTCCTACGAGACTTTCGCTTGGAAAGAGTGGCTACTACAAAAGGAATTCAAGTTTCTGGTGGAGAGCGGCGACGTACAGAATTGGCGAGAGCTTTGGCAGCTGGCAGCGAGGGACCGAAATTTTTATTATTAGATGAGCCGTTTGCCGGTGTCGATCCGATTGCAGTCGCTGAAATTCAGACTATGGTGCAAAAGCTACGCGATCGCCAAATTGGTATCTTAGTCACAGATCACAATGTCCGAGAAACCCTGGCGATCACAGACAGAGCATATATTATGCGAGAAGGACAAATTCTCGCCTCTGGTAGTGCCGAAGAGCTTTACAATAACCCTCTTGTACGGCAGTACTACTTAGGTAACAACTTCCAGCTTTGA